A segment of the Manis javanica isolate MJ-LG chromosome 17, MJ_LKY, whole genome shotgun sequence genome:
tcaggtgtttgatccattttgagtttacttttgtgtatggggttaaacaataatccagtttcattctcttacatgtagctgtccagttttgccaacaccagctgttgaagaggctgtcatttcccccttgtagtccatggctcgtttatcatatattaattgaccacatatggttgggtttatatcagggctctctagtctgttccattggtctatgggtctgttcttgtgccagtaccaaattgtcttgattactgtggctttgtagtagagcttgaagttggggagcataatccccccagctttattcttccttctcaggattgctttggctatttggggtcttttgtggttccatatgaattttagaatgattttctctgtacctacatttttaaataggataAAGTAGGAGTCCAGGAGTAAAGGCCAGAAGGAGGTAAGGGAATGAGCTATGTGGCTGTGATTCCCACTCATCCAGCACCAAATGCAGTGGTATATTTTtcccctacatatatgtataacagtaacaatattatacacagcaataATAGTAGTGTAACTTCATTTGGGTATCCAGACCCGATTCTAATGTGTTTAAgcatgtgggagggggtcttccaacacatacttacaccaagcaattctccacaccagcagggtgttggagaactcaactcaattctgatgttaTCTGCCCcgagacagcaccagatcccaggttaagggctccatcctacaagactgccctctatCCTCAACTCTAGACGCGTTTGCAAGTCCTCGGCAGTTACCTCTGCTTCTGACCTACctgctacagattggaggttcccacagcctcccccttaggtttgattaatttcctagagtggctcacagaactcaggaaaacacttatgtttaccagtttaataaaggataccgaAAAGGATGcaaattaacagccagatgaagagagacacagggcaagatcccaaataaaggagtttctgttctcgtggagcttggggcctgccCCTGTAGCAGGTGGAGGCCTTCTGGGTCCCCAAGCTTAGAAGCTCTCTCCTACGGAGAAGCAGGATCCAATCGAGCAGAGCAGGCAGAACAGAGAGTTGAGCTCCTCCccaggggttttgtgagggcttcattgcatagtcatgattgactaaattatttcCCCTTGACtgacccagcctccagcccctgccctccggtggggtccaaaagtctctcattaacatgacaaaacacccctttcacctttaagactgctgttttcaggaactgtggatgaagatcaaatatacatgggaaatacatatttggtcatacaaatgaccaaatatgtatttcttataactcattatatcacagtggCCATCTGGAAGAGCATTCCAGTCAGAGAGAACAGCTAGTGCAAATGCCCTAGGGTGGGAATGTATGTGGCTTGTTGGACAAACAAGTTAGTGAAGAGAAGAGTTAAGAGATGAGGCCAGAGAGGTGCCAGGAAGGGCAGTTCTTAGAGGGCGAGGACTTTGGATTTTAATCTGGGAGCATTGTGAGTAGAGGAGGAGCATGGCCCGACTGTGTTGAACTGCTGTGGACTAGAGGTGGAGAGCAGGGAGACCAACCAAAAGGATACTGTGATTATCCAGGTAAAAGAGTGATGCTTGGGGCCAAAATGGAGTTATTAGAGGTGAAGAGAAGGGTTTGGGTTCAGGATATATTTTGGAGGAAGAGCCTTCAGGACTGGATATGGGTATGATGGAAAGAGAGGGGTCAAGTATATGTCCAAGGATTCTTGATCTGAGGATGGAATTTGTAGTCCACAAACGGGGAACAACTGGGGCTGGAGCTTTGTGGAGGACTACCAGGAGTACAGTTCGGATCTGTCAGATGGGAGGTGTTTTGTGGACACCAAGGTGGCAATGTGGAGGGGCAGTTGTGTATGTGAGTCTGGGATATGTGAGTTGGATATGGAAGGGAGAGTGCTGGGATGTGGAGCACTTGGAAGTTGGCAGCATATTTATGATCTTCCCAGTCTGAATGAGCTTCCCAAAGGGGTGAGCAGAGCATGTAGATGGAGAAGAGGTCCAAGTCTTGACCTCTGGGACAGTGTGTCTTTAAgaagtcaagaaaatgaaaaggaatcttcCAGGGTGTGGCACTCCTGGAAGCCAAACCAAGAAAGTGGAGGAAGGAGTGAGAGTGAAGTCAGGTCAAAGGCCAAGGAGTCCAAGCAGATGAAGTCTGGGACTTGACCATTGGATTTAACTACACAGAGGTCACTGCAAGGGACCTCAAGAGGAGCAGTTCAGGGTTCTGGGAGGGGGTGTCAGAGTGTGATTGGAGAAGTGGAAATAATGTAGCTGACAACTCAATGCATTTTGCCATTAAGGTGAACAGATAAATGGGGCAGGAGCTCCAGGAGGAGTGAGGTCAAGACAACCTTTCTTATGGGAGAAGTAATGGTATGTTTTCTATTGATGGTAATAATGTAGAAGAGAAGGACAAATTGATGATGTGGGGAGAGAGGGGAATTCCTGGAGGATGTTCCTGACATGGCAGTGGAGGGAGTGACCTGGGCTAGGAATGGAGACAATTAATTCTTAGGAACAGACAGAGAGTAGAGTAAATCACAAGAGCAGGGGTGTGAGTAATGGGGCAGGGGCTTCTGTTCTGTCAGTACAGGAAGCAAAAGCAGTGTCTGAAACgtgaggatgggggaggggaatGTAAAGGTGCTGAGTGTGGCCTAAATGGGCATGAATTTGGTCAGTGTTGGATGTGGAGCTAAGGCCAAGGGTTGGGCTCTGATCTTAAGCATCTGGACCTCAAACTGGGAGGAGTTTGCTCTCCAGCCCATGTTGGGGAATAGAAGAGCCAAAATTTTGGGCAGTGGCTCCAGGAAGTGGGTAGAACCAGGTCTGGGTAAGCAGGACCCTATGCCCTGCCCATCTCTATGTCACCTGCAGGGGACCAGCTGCTGAGTGCCCGTGTGTTCTTTGAAAACTTCAAGTATGAGGACGCACTACGCCTGCTGCAATGTGCTGAGCCTTACAAGGTTTCCTTCTGCCTCAAGCGCACTGTGCCCACTGGGGACCTGGCGCTGCGGCCTGGGACCGTGGCTGGCTACGAGATCAAGGGCCCGCGGGCCAAGGTGGCCAAGCTGGTACGCGTGCTTAGCCCGGCCCCAGCCCCGGACTGCCCCAGGGATCCTGCCTCTGCGCCATGAGCCCCACTCCTCCATCATGTTTTGTCACTAACCCAATGCTAATCCCACCCTCTGCCCCCTGTTCTCTGCCCCTAGACGTCTCCCTGGTGGGGGTGGTCCTACCCATTCCAGAACAGGACCCTTGCCTACCCAGAGAGGCATCCCCACCATCAGCCGTAGGCTTGTCAAGGGTCCTGAGGGGACTTCAAACCAGGAAGGCCAGTACAAGTCTTAATACTGCCCACTTACTGCTAAGTGACTCTGGACAAGTTTctttccctccctgggcctcagtttccccatctctggAATGAAGGTAGTGGGAAATATCCTGGATGAGGACCTAGAAGTCTTGGGTCCCAGTTCCTACACTCCTGTTGACTCACTGTGAGATTCTTAATGAATACCTTTGCCTTCTGGGGCAGTAGTGGTGAAACGACAGAAAGGAAGTGGGGATGTTGTTTCCATCCAACAAGATGCTCCATTCAACACATCCCCAGCCTGGTACAACATCAGATGGGACTCCCCTATCCACCCCGGGCCTCCCACTGTCCCACtgcctttctcctctctccccagaaCATCCAGAGTCTCTCCCCTGTGAAGAAGAAGAAGATGGTGGTGCCCGGGGCCCTGGGGTACCCTGCAGACCTGGCCCCCGTTGACGTCGAATTCTCCTTTCCCAAGTTTTCCCGTCTGCGTCGGGGCCTCAAAGCTGAGGCTGTCAAGGGTCCTGTCCCAGCTGCCCCCACCCGCCGGCGCCTACAGCTGCCTCGGCTGCGTGTCCGAGAAGTGGCCGAAGAGGCCCAGGCAGCCCGACTGGCTGccgctgcccctccccccaggaaGGTCAAAGCTGAGGCTGAGGTGGCAGCAGGAGCCCGTTTCACAGCCCCTCAGGTGGAGCTGGTTGGGCCCCGGCTGCCAGGTGCCGAGGTGGGTGTCCCCCAGGTGTCGGCCCCCAAGGGGGAGGTGGCTCTCCACCTGCCAGCCCTTGGGCTAGGAGTCCCAGCTGCGCCTGCTGTGGAGCCTGTGGCCTTAGGGATCCAGGTCCCCCAAGTGGAGCTGCCCACCTTGCCCTTGCTACCCACTCTGCCCACACTTCCCTGCCTGGAGACCCGGGAAGGGGCTGTGGCTGTAGTGGTGCCCACCCTGGATGTGGCAGCGCCTACAGTGGGGATGGACCTGGCCTTGCCAGGCACGGAGGTGGAGGCCCGAGAAGAGGTGCCTGAGGTGGCCCTGAAGATGCCCCACCTCAGCTTTCCCCGCTTTGGGGCTCGAGCGAAGGAAGTTGCTGAGGCCAAGGTGGCCAAGGGCAGCCCCGAGGCCAGGGTGAAGGCCCCCAGATTGCGAATGCCTACCTTCGGGCTTTCTCTCCTGGAGCCCCGGCCTGCTGCCCCTGAAGCTGTTGCTGAGAGCAAGCTGAAGCTACCCATCATCAAGATGCCCTCCTTTGGCATAGGTGTCTCAGCCCCTGAGGTCAAGATGCCCAAAGGGCCTGAAGTGAAGCTCCCCAAGGTCCCTGACATCAAGCTCCCAAAAGTGCCTGAGGCAGCCCTCCCAGGTGTGCAGCTCCCAGAGGTGGAGCTCCCAAAGGTGTCAGAGATGAAGCTCCCAAAGGTGCCCGAGGTGGCCGTGCCTGAGGTGCGTCTCCCAGAAGTGCAGCTCCCAAAAGTTCCAGAGATGAAGCTCCCGAAGGTGCCTGAGGTAGCCGTGCCTGAGGTGCAACTCCTGGAAGTGCAGCTCCCCAAAGTTCCAGAGATGAAACTCCCTGAAATGAAGCTCCCAAAGGTGCCTGAGATGGCCGTACCTGAGGTGCATCTCCCAGAGGTGCAGCTGCCCAAAGTCCCTGAGGTGAGGCTCCCAAAGGTGCCCGAGATGGCCGTGCCTGAGGTGCGTCTCCCAGAGGTGCAGCTCCCAAAAGTTCCAGAGATGAAGCTCCCCAAGGTGCCCGAGGTGGCCATGCCAGATGTGCATCTCCCAGAGGtgcagctcctgaaagttccagAGATGAAGCTCCCAAAGATGCCTGAGATGGCCGTGCCTGAAGTGCGACTCCCAGAGGTGCAACTGCCAAAAGTCTCAGAGGTGAAACTCCCTGAGATAAAACTCCCCAAAGTGCCCGAGGTGACTGTGCCTGACGTGCACCTCCTGGAGGTGCAGCTGCCAAAGGTGTCAGAGATACAGCTGCCAGAAATGCAAGTGCCAAAGGTCCCAGATGTGCAACTAAAAGCTGCCAgggcagagcaggcagaggggaTGGAGTTTGGCTTCAAGATGCCCAAGATGGCCATGCCAAAGCTGGGGAGGACAGGGTCCCCATCACAAGGCAAGCCAGGCGAGGCAGGGGCTGAGGTCCTGGGGAAGCTGGTTACACTTCCCTGTCTGCAGCCAGAGGTGGGCAGCGAAGTTCGTGTGGGTGTCCCCTCTCTCACACTCCCCTCGGTGGAGCTAGACCTGCCCAGAGCCCTCAGCCTGGAGGGCCATGTCCCAGCAGTCGGAGTGCACAAGGTGGAGCAGGCAGAGGGtcccagggaggcagcaggggttGGGGAAGTGGCCTTCCGCATGCCCTCTGTTGAGATCGTCACTCCACAGCTGTCCACGACAGAAGTGGAGGAAGGGCGGCTAGAGGTGATGGAGATGAAAGTCAAGCCCTCCTCCAAGTTCTCTCTGCCTAAGTTTGGACTCTCCGGGCAGAAGGGG
Coding sequences within it:
- the PRX gene encoding periaxin isoform X2, translated to MEARSQSAEELRRAELVEIIVETEAQTGVSGINVAGGGKEGIFVRELREDSPAAKSLSLQEGDQLLSARVFFENFKYEDALRLLQCAEPYKVSFCLKRTVPTGDLALRPGTVAGYEIKGPRAKVAKLNIQSLSPVKKKKMVVPGALGYPADLAPVDVEFSFPKFSRLRRGLKAEAVKGPVPAAPTRRRLQLPRLRVREVAEEAQAARLAAAAPPPRKVKAEAEVAAGARFTAPQVELVGPRLPGAEVGVPQVSAPKGEVALHLPALGLGVPAAPAVEPVALGIQVPQVELPTLPLLPTLPTLPCLETREGAVAVVVPTLDVAAPTVGMDLALPGTEVEAREEVPEVALKMPHLSFPRFGARAKEVAEAKVAKGSPEARVKAPRLRMPTFGLSLLEPRPAAPEAVAESKLKLPIIKMPSFGIGVSAPEVKMPKGPEVKLPKVPDIKLPKVPEAALPGVQLPEVELPKVSEMKLPKVPEVAVPEVRLPEVQLPKVPEMKLPKVPEVAVPEVQLLEVQLPKVPEMKLPEMKLPKVPEMAVPEVHLPEVQLPKVPEVRLPKVPEMAVPEVRLPEVQLPKVPEMKLPKVPEVAMPDVHLPEVQLLKVPEMKLPKMPEMAVPEVRLPEVQLPKVSEVKLPEIKLPKVPEVTVPDVHLLEVQLPKVSEIQLPEMQVPKVPDVQLKAARAEQAEGMEFGFKMPKMAMPKLGRTGSPSQGKPGEAGAEVLGKLVTLPCLQPEVGSEVRVGVPSLTLPSVELDLPRALSLEGHVPAVGVHKVEQAEGPREAAGVGEVAFRMPSVEIVTPQLSTTEVEEGRLEVMEMKVKPSSKFSLPKFGLSGQKGAKAEVEGAGRATKLKVSKFAISLPKARVGTEAEPKGAGEAGLLPALDLSIPRLSLDAHLPTGKVEVAGADVKHKGPRFALPMFGVKGQDTEAGELAAGVAELEGKGWGWDGRVKMPKLKMPSFGLARGKEAETQGGRVSPGAKLEPMAAHLKIPEVELVTLGAQDEGGAEGVVAVSGVGLSGLQASTTRQAGTEGQEAGLRMPLGISLPQVELASFGEATLSTSAGQQADSMAPSAEGTAGYRVQVPQVTLSLPGAQVAGGELLVGEGVFKMPAVTVPQLELDVGLSREAQVGEAAAGEGGLRLKMPTLGARAGAGGEGSRDQSPGAERAFRLSLPNVELSPPAVGTHAEYQVAENEGCAGHKPKVRLPRFSLARAKEGAEEGEKAKSPKLKLPRVGFSQSEAVAGEGSPSPDEEEGSGEGASGRRGRVRVRLPRVGLATPSKASWGQEGEAAPKSPGGEKSPKFRFPRVGLSPKARSGDQEEGGFRVRLPSVGFSETGGAPGPTRMEGAQAAVI
- the PRX gene encoding periaxin isoform X1, which encodes MWGYLCSLCRPPGSEPRTQKAQGAGGHPEAARSQRKDANPVDNCAAPQAGLRLGGGACAQAAAQRQLLHAELKLVLQQKGKRKQEPGAQVTPSSAMEARSQSAEELRRAELVEIIVETEAQTGVSGINVAGGGKEGIFVRELREDSPAAKSLSLQEGDQLLSARVFFENFKYEDALRLLQCAEPYKVSFCLKRTVPTGDLALRPGTVAGYEIKGPRAKVAKLNIQSLSPVKKKKMVVPGALGYPADLAPVDVEFSFPKFSRLRRGLKAEAVKGPVPAAPTRRRLQLPRLRVREVAEEAQAARLAAAAPPPRKVKAEAEVAAGARFTAPQVELVGPRLPGAEVGVPQVSAPKGEVALHLPALGLGVPAAPAVEPVALGIQVPQVELPTLPLLPTLPTLPCLETREGAVAVVVPTLDVAAPTVGMDLALPGTEVEAREEVPEVALKMPHLSFPRFGARAKEVAEAKVAKGSPEARVKAPRLRMPTFGLSLLEPRPAAPEAVAESKLKLPIIKMPSFGIGVSAPEVKMPKGPEVKLPKVPDIKLPKVPEAALPGVQLPEVELPKVSEMKLPKVPEVAVPEVRLPEVQLPKVPEMKLPKVPEVAVPEVQLLEVQLPKVPEMKLPEMKLPKVPEMAVPEVHLPEVQLPKVPEVRLPKVPEMAVPEVRLPEVQLPKVPEMKLPKVPEVAMPDVHLPEVQLLKVPEMKLPKMPEMAVPEVRLPEVQLPKVSEVKLPEIKLPKVPEVTVPDVHLLEVQLPKVSEIQLPEMQVPKVPDVQLKAARAEQAEGMEFGFKMPKMAMPKLGRTGSPSQGKPGEAGAEVLGKLVTLPCLQPEVGSEVRVGVPSLTLPSVELDLPRALSLEGHVPAVGVHKVEQAEGPREAAGVGEVAFRMPSVEIVTPQLSTTEVEEGRLEVMEMKVKPSSKFSLPKFGLSGQKGAKAEVEGAGRATKLKVSKFAISLPKARVGTEAEPKGAGEAGLLPALDLSIPRLSLDAHLPTGKVEVAGADVKHKGPRFALPMFGVKGQDTEAGELAAGVAELEGKGWGWDGRVKMPKLKMPSFGLARGKEAETQGGRVSPGAKLEPMAAHLKIPEVELVTLGAQDEGGAEGVVAVSGVGLSGLQASTTRQAGTEGQEAGLRMPLGISLPQVELASFGEATLSTSAGQQADSMAPSAEGTAGYRVQVPQVTLSLPGAQVAGGELLVGEGVFKMPAVTVPQLELDVGLSREAQVGEAAAGEGGLRLKMPTLGARAGAGGEGSRDQSPGAERAFRLSLPNVELSPPAVGTHAEYQVAENEGCAGHKPKVRLPRFSLARAKEGAEEGEKAKSPKLKLPRVGFSQSEAVAGEGSPSPDEEEGSGEGASGRRGRVRVRLPRVGLATPSKASWGQEGEAAPKSPGGEKSPKFRFPRVGLSPKARSGDQEEGGFRVRLPSVGFSETGGAPGPTRMEGAQAAVI